DNA from Streptomyces rishiriensis:
GTGGTACGCCACGAGCAGGTGGGCCCGGGGCACGACACCGGCGTCCGCCGTACCGCTCTCGCCCCACCCGCACGCCGCTCGCCCTTTCTCGTTGAGCGGCGCCCGGGTGCAGGGGCGCCGCCGACGGAGAAGGGGACATGGCGATGAGTGAGGCTTCGGACACCGCACTGCTGCTCGTACGGGGCGTGCTCGGCGTGGTGATGCTGGCGCACGGCTGGAACCACTGGCGCGGCGGAGGCGGCATATCCGGTACCGCCGGCTGGTTCGGCGGGCTCGGACTCACCCGCCCGAGACTCCAGGCGTGGCTCAGCGTCCTGACCGAACTCGGCGCGGGCGTCCTGCTGTTGGCCGGCTTCCTCACCTCACTGGCCTGCGCGGCGGTGCTGTCCGTGATGCTGGTGGCGGGTCTGCTCGCCCACCGCCGCAACGGCTTCTTCGTGTTCAAGGAGGGCTACGAGTACGTCCTCGTCCTGGGCGTCCTCGCGGTGGCGCTGGGTGTGTGGGGGCCGGGGGAGTACGCGGTGGA
Protein-coding regions in this window:
- a CDS encoding DoxX family protein, which gives rise to MSEASDTALLLVRGVLGVVMLAHGWNHWRGGGGISGTAGWFGGLGLTRPRLQAWLSVLTELGAGVLLLAGFLTSLACAAVLSVMLVAGLLAHRRNGFFVFKEGYEYVLVLGVLAVALGVWGPGEYAVDEAADIGVTGWTGAGVVLGVGVAATAGLLAVFWRPRKES